A genomic region of Mesobacillus jeotgali contains the following coding sequences:
- a CDS encoding GNAT family N-acetyltransferase, which translates to MILNWRRFKSSDLPFFEDLIFTSSKWTKNELQGLSIEEYIEQYDNLSGEWRVWETTGSPVAISFHVESAPSNQKPWLGTILVKAEERRRGIASAIMNHLSDEFKLNGQKALFAAVPIDEYEWSNFLADCGFEQFKTEENKGETYLIMVRPLE; encoded by the coding sequence GTGATTTTAAATTGGCGGCGATTTAAAAGCTCCGATCTGCCGTTTTTTGAAGATCTGATATTTACCAGTTCTAAGTGGACTAAAAATGAGTTGCAGGGTTTGTCCATAGAAGAATACATTGAGCAATATGATAACTTGTCTGGCGAATGGAGAGTTTGGGAAACGACAGGTAGCCCTGTGGCAATTTCTTTTCATGTAGAATCCGCCCCTTCCAACCAAAAGCCATGGCTTGGTACAATATTGGTTAAAGCGGAGGAAAGACGGCGAGGAATCGCATCAGCGATTATGAATCATCTCTCCGACGAATTTAAACTGAATGGGCAAAAGGCACTTTTTGCTGCTGTTCCAATCGATGAATATGAGTGGTCCAACTTTCTTGCAGACTGTGGCTTTGAACAATTCAAAACAGAAGAAAATAAGGGCGAAACCTATTTGATCATGGTCCGCCCCCTCGAATGA
- a CDS encoding small peptidoglycan-associated lipoprotein translates to MKSLSFVFVATFLFLTASCNPVNDSEQLELNKDIKQIVFFSDDENYKQEASYYDAIIELKKEYPAEFDKIVVISAANANRYYDLFKVKEFPAILVVHQDQVLANVYGNVTKDQIIEPLSAVLKNE, encoded by the coding sequence ATGAAAAGTTTGTCTTTTGTTTTTGTCGCTACATTCCTATTTCTTACGGCTTCATGCAACCCAGTCAATGATTCAGAGCAATTGGAGCTAAATAAAGATATAAAACAAATCGTTTTCTTTTCCGATGATGAGAACTATAAACAAGAAGCATCCTATTATGATGCTATTATTGAATTAAAGAAAGAGTATCCTGCCGAATTTGATAAAATTGTTGTCATTTCCGCAGCAAACGCGAATAGATACTATGACCTTTTTAAGGTAAAAGAGTTCCCAGCAATTCTGGTTGTCCATCAGGATCAAGTACTTGCCAATGTGTATGGCAATGTAACAAAGGATCAGATTATTGAACCTCTATCAGCTGTCCTGAAAAATGAATAA
- a CDS encoding NAD(P)H-dependent flavin oxidoreductase, translating to MNWNTDVTNLLDIQYPIVQGGLAYLAYSDLAAAVSNAGGLGQITAMSLPDPEALRKEIHKVRMLTDKPFGVNFAIGQHGRPFSHYLDVAIEEDVPVISMTGGNPAPIFEQLKGTNIKKLVLVAAKRQAQKAEELGADAVMVVGQEGGGHLGKSDTGTMVLIPTVVDAVNIPVIASGGIGDGRGLMAALSLGAQGIEMGTRFIATQECVHANELYKQKLVEGSENDTTVIKRTLGMPARAIANPLTQKILEVEKKGGGYEELKELISGTANRKYIYEGDDENGFGWAGQVMGLIKDSPTVAELFGRIINEAEEIRTKWGR from the coding sequence ATGAACTGGAATACCGATGTAACGAACCTTTTGGATATACAATACCCAATTGTCCAGGGAGGTCTTGCTTATCTGGCTTATTCAGATTTAGCTGCAGCTGTATCGAATGCAGGGGGATTAGGTCAGATAACGGCAATGTCCCTTCCCGATCCTGAGGCGTTAAGAAAAGAAATACATAAAGTGAGGATGCTGACTGATAAGCCGTTCGGAGTCAATTTTGCGATCGGACAGCATGGAAGGCCGTTTTCGCATTATCTGGATGTAGCTATTGAAGAAGATGTTCCTGTTATATCGATGACAGGGGGAAACCCGGCACCAATCTTTGAACAGTTGAAAGGAACAAATATTAAAAAGCTTGTTCTTGTCGCTGCGAAAAGGCAGGCGCAAAAAGCAGAGGAGCTGGGAGCGGACGCAGTCATGGTTGTCGGACAGGAAGGTGGCGGACATCTAGGAAAAAGCGATACCGGAACGATGGTGCTCATTCCAACCGTTGTTGATGCAGTAAACATTCCTGTAATCGCTTCGGGAGGAATTGGAGATGGTCGAGGACTGATGGCGGCATTGAGTCTTGGGGCTCAGGGCATTGAAATGGGAACCCGCTTCATTGCTACTCAAGAATGTGTCCATGCGAACGAGCTGTACAAGCAAAAGCTTGTTGAAGGTTCGGAAAATGATACTACTGTAATAAAAAGAACTCTTGGGATGCCAGCAAGGGCGATTGCCAATCCATTGACGCAAAAAATTCTCGAAGTTGAGAAAAAAGGCGGGGGCTATGAAGAATTAAAAGAGCTGATCAGCGGAACAGCAAACCGCAAGTATATATATGAAGGTGATGATGAAAACGGGTTCGGCTGGGCAGGCCAGGTGATGGGTTTAATCAAGGATTCTCCTACAGTAGCTGAGCTATTTGGCAGGATTATCAACGAAGCTGAAGAAATTAGAACGAAATGGGGAAGATGA
- a CDS encoding YktB family protein, whose translation MSFSGFEQADFDVFTIDGLDERMDALKSQIRPKLEDLGQHFAPTLSSIAGDEMHYHVAKHARRTKNPPKDTWVAFASNPRGYKMLPHFQIGLWESHVFIWFAVIYEAPEKEAIGKKLEENIDSIYSRTPKDFYWSIDHMKPEATIHGELSKEDLLSMFKRLQTVKKAEILCGLNIPREEAVKLSGDETLSKIEFVFKEILPLYKLA comes from the coding sequence TTGTCATTTTCAGGATTTGAACAAGCAGATTTCGATGTTTTTACTATAGACGGTCTCGACGAAAGAATGGATGCCTTAAAATCCCAGATTCGCCCTAAGCTGGAAGACCTCGGCCAACACTTCGCTCCCACGCTTTCAAGCATTGCCGGTGATGAGATGCATTACCATGTTGCAAAACATGCCCGGAGAACGAAGAATCCGCCTAAAGATACGTGGGTAGCTTTCGCAAGCAATCCGAGAGGCTATAAGATGCTGCCTCATTTCCAGATTGGATTGTGGGAGAGCCATGTCTTTATCTGGTTTGCTGTCATTTATGAAGCACCTGAGAAGGAAGCAATCGGTAAAAAGCTTGAAGAGAACATTGATTCCATCTACTCTCGCACTCCTAAGGATTTCTATTGGTCAATCGACCATATGAAGCCAGAAGCCACGATTCACGGCGAGCTTTCAAAGGAAGACCTTCTTTCAATGTTCAAGCGTCTTCAAACCGTTAAAAAGGCTGAAATCCTATGCGGTCTGAACATTCCTCGTGAAGAAGCCGTCAAACTAAGCGGCGATGAAACGCTATCTAAAATTGAGTTTGTATTTAAAGAAATATTACCCCTATATAAATTGGCATAA
- a CDS encoding YlaF family protein: protein MKQIKWPLLFFAFAAASCMIGIGIAIGERSVAGTLACIVALVFVMGFGFKKKKKMREAGEL from the coding sequence TTGAAGCAGATTAAATGGCCATTATTATTTTTCGCATTTGCAGCCGCTTCATGCATGATTGGTATTGGAATCGCCATTGGAGAAAGAAGTGTTGCCGGCACGTTGGCGTGTATTGTTGCACTGGTTTTTGTAATGGGGTTCGGTTTTAAGAAGAAAAAGAAGATGAGAGAAGCTGGAGAGCTTTAA
- the typA gene encoding translational GTPase TypA, whose amino-acid sequence MKLREDIRNIAIIAHVDHGKTTLVDQLLKQSGTFRINEHVEERAMDSNDLERERGITILAKNTAISYNDTRINILDTPGHADFGGEVERIMKMVDGVLLVVDAYEGCMPQTRFVLKKALEQHLTPIVVVNKIDRDFARPAEVVDEVLDLFIELGADENQLEFPVVYASAINGTASMDPEKQDENMQALYESIIDHIPAPVDNREEPLQFQVALLDYNDYVGRIGIGRVFRGTMKVGQQVALMKLDGSVKQFRVTKIFGFFGLKRQEIQEANAGDLIAVSGMEDINVGETVCPFDNQDPLPVLRIDEPTLQMTFLVNNSPFAGREGKYLTARKIEERLRAQLQTDVSLRVDNTDSPDAWIVSGRGELHLSILIENMRREGYELQVSKPEVIVREIDGVRCEPIERVQIDVPEEHTGSIMESIGARKGEMLDMINNGSGQVRLIFNVPARGLIGYTTEFLTLTRGYGIINHTFDSYQPMLQGQVGGRRQGVLVSMESGKASTYGIMQVEDRGTIFVEPGTEIYEGMIVGEHTRENDITVNITKVKAATNIRSANKDQTSVIKKPRIMTLEESLEYLNDDEYCEVTPESIRLRKKILDKNERERQAKKKKYAEA is encoded by the coding sequence TTGAAATTAAGAGAAGATATTAGAAATATAGCGATCATTGCCCACGTTGACCACGGTAAAACGACTTTGGTTGACCAGCTTCTGAAGCAATCAGGTACATTCCGTATAAATGAGCATGTGGAAGAGCGCGCAATGGATTCAAATGATTTAGAAAGAGAACGAGGAATTACGATCCTCGCGAAAAATACAGCTATTTCGTATAATGATACACGCATTAATATTCTTGATACTCCTGGTCACGCTGACTTTGGCGGCGAGGTTGAACGTATCATGAAAATGGTCGACGGCGTATTGCTTGTTGTCGATGCATATGAAGGCTGCATGCCGCAAACACGTTTTGTTTTGAAGAAAGCACTTGAACAGCATTTAACACCTATCGTTGTCGTAAATAAGATTGACCGTGACTTTGCTCGTCCAGCTGAGGTTGTGGATGAAGTCCTTGACTTGTTCATCGAACTTGGTGCAGATGAAAACCAGCTTGAGTTCCCAGTTGTATATGCATCTGCAATCAACGGAACAGCGAGCATGGATCCTGAAAAACAGGATGAGAACATGCAGGCATTGTACGAATCCATTATTGATCATATTCCAGCACCAGTTGATAACCGAGAAGAGCCTCTTCAATTCCAGGTTGCCCTTCTTGATTACAACGACTATGTTGGTAGAATTGGAATCGGCCGTGTTTTCCGCGGTACGATGAAGGTAGGCCAGCAGGTAGCATTAATGAAGCTGGACGGTTCCGTAAAACAATTCCGTGTAACAAAGATTTTTGGTTTCTTCGGGCTGAAGCGCCAGGAAATCCAGGAAGCAAATGCTGGTGATCTAATTGCAGTATCAGGAATGGAAGACATCAATGTCGGTGAAACAGTATGTCCTTTTGACAACCAGGATCCACTACCGGTTTTACGTATTGATGAGCCAACACTACAAATGACATTCCTAGTCAATAACAGCCCATTCGCAGGCCGTGAGGGTAAATACCTGACTGCGAGAAAAATCGAAGAGAGACTTCGCGCACAATTGCAAACTGACGTTAGTCTAAGAGTAGACAATACTGATTCACCTGATGCCTGGATCGTTTCAGGCCGTGGAGAATTGCACTTGTCTATCTTGATTGAAAATATGCGCCGTGAAGGTTATGAGCTTCAAGTGTCAAAGCCTGAAGTAATCGTAAGGGAAATTGATGGAGTAAGATGTGAACCGATTGAACGCGTTCAAATTGATGTTCCTGAAGAACACACAGGATCAATCATGGAATCGATCGGTGCACGTAAAGGTGAAATGCTCGATATGATCAATAATGGCAGCGGACAGGTTCGATTGATTTTCAACGTACCGGCACGCGGACTTATCGGATACACAACAGAATTTTTAACACTGACTCGAGGATATGGTATCATTAACCATACATTCGACAGCTACCAGCCTATGCTACAAGGTCAGGTAGGCGGACGCCGTCAAGGTGTTCTAGTATCAATGGAATCAGGAAAGGCATCTACTTATGGTATCATGCAGGTAGAAGACCGCGGAACGATTTTCGTTGAGCCAGGAACTGAAATTTATGAGGGCATGATTGTTGGTGAGCACACTCGTGAAAATGATATTACTGTTAATATCACGAAGGTGAAGGCAGCAACTAATATTCGTTCTGCTAATAAGGACCAGACATCTGTCATCAAGAAGCCTAGAATCATGACTCTGGAAGAATCATTAGAATACTTGAACGATGACGAGTATTGCGAAGTAACTCCAGAATCAATCAGACTCCGTAAAAAGATTCTTGATAAGAATGAGCGTGAAAGACAGGCGAAAAAGAAAAAATACGCTGAAGCTTAA
- a CDS encoding YlaI family protein, giving the protein MRVKCVLCDKIENINSDTLQAKRLRNRPIHTYMCDPCNERIADKTNNRIATGNFKLYRSRVKKDDW; this is encoded by the coding sequence ATGAGAGTCAAATGTGTACTATGCGACAAAATCGAGAATATTAACAGCGATACGCTTCAGGCTAAGCGGCTTCGAAACCGGCCGATCCATACATATATGTGCGATCCTTGTAATGAACGAATTGCTGATAAGACGAACAACCGTATAGCAACCGGGAATTTTAAACTGTATCGTTCCCGGGTTAAGAAGGATGATTGGTGA
- a CDS encoding pyridoxamine 5'-phosphate oxidase family protein, which translates to MANQVEPKLIKPLVDELQKERFVTLATVDHETGGPNVSAISWVLAKDEGTIYFAVDNRSRIIENIKSNDKAVINLIANESTYSISGTASVKQEKLEGVPLKLALVEINISEVRDVMFYGSKIVAEPQYDKTYDKDAAARLDKQVMDAMRKA; encoded by the coding sequence ATGGCAAATCAAGTAGAACCTAAACTAATCAAACCGTTGGTTGATGAATTGCAAAAAGAGCGTTTTGTTACCCTGGCGACAGTGGACCATGAAACCGGCGGCCCGAATGTCAGCGCGATTTCCTGGGTGCTTGCAAAGGATGAGGGTACCATTTATTTTGCGGTGGATAACCGCTCTCGGATCATCGAGAATATCAAGAGCAATGACAAGGCAGTAATCAACTTAATCGCAAATGAATCTACATATTCAATTAGCGGGACGGCGAGCGTCAAGCAAGAAAAACTTGAAGGTGTACCTTTGAAGCTGGCGCTAGTTGAAATCAATATTAGCGAAGTAAGAGACGTTATGTTCTATGGTTCAAAAATCGTCGCTGAACCTCAATATGACAAGACATACGATAAAGATGCAGCAGCACGCCTTGATAAGCAGGTAATGGATGCAATGAGAAAAGCTTAG
- a CDS encoding inositol monophosphatase family protein — MEYNLKEIDTYAKSWVKEAGENIRASFPKTLNVTSKSDPNDLVTDIDKGTEQYFIEKIKGTFPDHRIMGEEGYGDEVESLEGFVWIIDPIDGTMNFVHQQRNFAISVGIYVDGEGVIGLIYDVVHDELYHCVKGQGAYLNGKSIPKLTEAKVSEAVIALNATWVAPNKRIDHELLIPLVKDVRGTRSYGSAAMEMVYVATGRIDAYLTPRLAPWDIAAGIIIIKELGGETTDLRGDELDMLKQSSLFVSKPGLHGDILKNYLKDGKW, encoded by the coding sequence ATGGAATATAATCTGAAGGAAATTGATACATATGCTAAGAGCTGGGTTAAAGAGGCCGGTGAAAATATCAGGGCATCTTTTCCCAAGACATTGAATGTCACTTCGAAATCAGACCCGAATGATCTGGTTACAGATATAGATAAGGGGACAGAACAATATTTTATCGAAAAAATAAAAGGTACTTTTCCTGACCATCGGATCATGGGAGAGGAAGGCTATGGAGATGAGGTGGAATCTTTAGAAGGGTTCGTGTGGATTATCGATCCAATCGATGGAACCATGAACTTTGTCCACCAACAGCGGAATTTCGCAATTTCAGTCGGCATTTATGTTGATGGGGAAGGAGTGATTGGTCTAATCTACGATGTCGTCCATGACGAACTCTATCATTGTGTGAAAGGCCAAGGAGCTTATTTAAACGGAAAATCTATTCCGAAACTAACAGAGGCAAAGGTGAGTGAAGCAGTTATTGCTCTCAATGCAACCTGGGTAGCCCCAAATAAACGGATAGATCACGAATTACTTATACCCCTTGTGAAAGACGTGAGAGGGACTCGTTCCTATGGTTCAGCGGCCATGGAAATGGTGTATGTCGCAACGGGGAGAATTGATGCCTATCTGACCCCAAGGCTAGCACCATGGGATATTGCAGCTGGGATCATCATTATAAAGGAACTTGGAGGAGAAACTACTGACCTGAGAGGGGATGAGCTGGATATGCTCAAGCAGAGTTCCTTATTTGTGTCAAAACCAGGCCTGCACGGTGATATCCTCAAGAATTACCTTAAGGATGGAAAGTGGTGA
- a CDS encoding UPF0223 family protein, whose protein sequence is MEYQYPIDYTWATDEIVDVIHFYECIEKAYEKGIDRDALLNAYRRFKEIVPGKAQEKTLFNEFEEVSGYVPYQAVKAIKETGSGEKIKVVQKR, encoded by the coding sequence ATGGAATACCAATATCCAATAGACTACACATGGGCCACGGATGAAATTGTTGATGTCATCCACTTTTATGAATGTATTGAAAAAGCATATGAAAAAGGAATCGACCGGGATGCATTGCTTAACGCTTACAGGCGTTTTAAAGAAATAGTCCCAGGAAAAGCCCAGGAAAAAACACTTTTCAATGAATTTGAAGAAGTAAGCGGCTACGTACCATACCAGGCAGTAAAAGCAATTAAAGAAACCGGTTCAGGTGAAAAGATAAAAGTAGTTCAGAAAAGATAA
- a CDS encoding polysaccharide deacetylase family protein, with the protein MKRTLLFAVSASIILAGCGAAEEAQKPTGTNEAAKEQVQEEEKAAEEKPNTEGTVAVEDSSEDVEESEEVVQAAPQYEMKSDFSIQNIENPDEKIVLLTIDDAPDKNALEMAKTLKDLNVKAIFFVNGHFLDTPEEGEVLKQIHQMGFPIGNHTYNHKSLRELSEEQQRNEIVDLNDRIEELIGERPQFFRAPFGMNTDYSKQLAADEKMLLMNWTYGYDWEKDYQSKEALADIMVNTPLLRNGANLLMHDRQWTSEALGDIVKGLQNKGYKIVDPTQIETPANKETAAQ; encoded by the coding sequence TTGAAAAGAACGTTATTATTTGCGGTTTCAGCATCAATTATTTTAGCTGGATGTGGAGCCGCAGAAGAAGCACAGAAACCAACTGGTACAAATGAAGCAGCTAAAGAGCAGGTCCAGGAAGAGGAGAAAGCCGCAGAGGAAAAGCCGAACACAGAAGGTACAGTAGCGGTTGAGGATTCTTCTGAAGATGTTGAAGAGAGTGAAGAAGTAGTACAAGCAGCACCTCAGTACGAAATGAAGAGTGATTTTTCTATTCAAAATATCGAAAACCCTGATGAAAAAATAGTTTTGTTGACTATTGATGATGCACCAGACAAAAATGCTCTCGAGATGGCCAAAACATTAAAAGATTTGAATGTAAAAGCCATCTTTTTTGTAAATGGCCATTTCCTTGACACTCCTGAAGAAGGGGAAGTCCTGAAACAGATTCATCAAATGGGCTTTCCAATTGGAAACCATACATATAACCATAAGTCTTTGAGAGAATTATCTGAGGAACAACAAAGGAATGAGATCGTAGACCTTAATGACAGGATTGAGGAACTTATTGGCGAAAGACCACAATTTTTCAGGGCTCCGTTCGGAATGAATACTGACTATAGCAAGCAGCTGGCCGCTGATGAAAAAATGCTGCTTATGAATTGGACCTACGGATATGACTGGGAAAAGGATTATCAATCAAAGGAAGCTCTTGCGGATATTATGGTTAATACACCATTGCTCCGGAATGGGGCGAATTTGCTGATGCATGACCGTCAGTGGACAAGCGAGGCCCTTGGTGATATTGTAAAAGGCCTGCAAAATAAAGGGTATAAAATCGTTGATCCCACTCAAATCGAAACTCCAGCAAATAAAGAAACGGCTGCTCAATAG
- a CDS encoding aminotransferase class I/II-fold pyridoxal phosphate-dependent enzyme: protein MSQKETPLFTSLLNHAEKNPIQFHIPGHKKGSGIDPEFREFIGDNALSIDLINIGPLDDLHSPKGIIKQAQELAAEAFGADHTFFSVQGTSGAIMTMIMTVCGPGDKIIVPRNVHKSIMSAIVFSGAIPIFIHPEIDRKLGISHGISTDSVEKALEQHPDAKGLLVINPTYFGFAADLKKIVEIAHSYDVPVLVDEAHGVHIHFHEDLPLSAMQAGADMAATSVHKLGGSMTQSSILNVKEGLVSSKRVQSIISMLTTTSTSYLLLASLDTARRRLSIEGREIIDRTIKLAEWIRGQVNDIEHLYCPGEDLLGTNATYDFDPTKVLISIKDLNITGYEVEKWLREEYNIEVELSDLYNILCIITPGDTQKEAEILVQALRELSKEFHHLAEKVHAEVMLPDIPLLALTPRDAFYADTEVVPVEESEGRIIAEFVMVYPPGIPIFIPGEIITEENLIYIKTNMEAGLPVQGPEDDELKSFRVIKEHKAIR from the coding sequence TTGTCACAAAAAGAGACACCATTGTTTACAAGCCTATTAAACCACGCAGAAAAGAATCCGATTCAGTTCCATATTCCCGGTCATAAAAAAGGAAGCGGGATTGATCCCGAGTTCAGGGAATTCATTGGTGATAACGCACTTTCTATCGATTTGATCAATATCGGGCCCCTTGATGACCTACATTCTCCTAAAGGCATCATTAAACAGGCTCAGGAGCTGGCCGCTGAAGCATTTGGTGCTGATCATACTTTCTTTTCCGTACAGGGAACAAGCGGCGCAATCATGACTATGATCATGACAGTCTGTGGACCTGGAGATAAGATCATCGTACCTAGAAACGTGCATAAATCGATTATGTCAGCTATCGTCTTTTCCGGTGCCATTCCAATCTTCATCCACCCTGAGATAGACAGGAAGCTCGGAATTTCACACGGGATCTCAACTGATTCAGTCGAAAAGGCACTTGAACAACATCCAGATGCAAAAGGTCTGCTCGTAATCAACCCAACTTATTTCGGCTTTGCAGCTGACCTGAAGAAAATTGTTGAGATTGCCCATTCTTACGATGTACCAGTTCTTGTGGATGAAGCCCACGGCGTCCATATTCATTTCCACGAGGACTTGCCGCTTTCAGCTATGCAAGCAGGCGCGGACATGGCAGCAACGAGCGTCCATAAGCTGGGGGGATCGATGACACAAAGCTCGATCCTGAATGTAAAAGAAGGTTTAGTATCGTCAAAGCGCGTTCAATCAATCATCAGCATGCTGACGACTACCTCTACTTCTTACCTCTTGCTCGCATCACTGGATACAGCTAGAAGAAGGCTTTCTATTGAAGGAAGAGAAATCATTGACCGCACGATTAAATTAGCCGAGTGGATCCGTGGACAGGTTAATGACATCGAGCATCTTTACTGCCCGGGAGAAGACTTACTTGGTACAAACGCTACTTACGACTTTGATCCAACAAAAGTCCTGATTAGCATTAAGGATCTGAATATTACAGGATATGAGGTCGAAAAATGGCTTCGGGAAGAATACAATATTGAAGTTGAGCTTTCAGATTTGTACAATATCCTTTGCATCATCACCCCTGGTGACACTCAAAAAGAAGCTGAGATTCTAGTTCAGGCATTACGTGAACTTTCAAAAGAATTCCACCATCTTGCTGAAAAAGTGCATGCAGAAGTTATGCTTCCTGACATTCCTTTATTGGCGCTGACACCCCGGGATGCGTTCTACGCAGATACCGAAGTAGTTCCTGTTGAGGAATCCGAAGGACGGATCATTGCAGAATTCGTTATGGTGTACCCACCTGGGATTCCAATTTTCATTCCAGGAGAAATCATCACCGAAGAAAACCTTATATATATCAAGACCAATATGGAAGCCGGACTTCCAGTACAAGGCCCAGAAGATGATGAACTTAAATCATTCAGGGTGATTAAAGAACACAAAGCCATACGGTAA
- a CDS encoding YlaH-like family protein → MDVSQRLSFFAALFRVDENPTVGMWMLYLTIAALSILVYKLGFAQKLSLLKNIIIYAFLLLGSTILTFLAIFLPITEGLVVAALILIIYKLRLRQHKKAEANVK, encoded by the coding sequence ATGGATGTAAGCCAGAGATTATCATTTTTTGCAGCATTATTCAGGGTGGATGAGAACCCAACGGTAGGCATGTGGATGCTTTACCTGACGATTGCCGCTCTGAGCATCCTTGTTTATAAACTTGGTTTTGCACAGAAGCTGTCATTGCTGAAAAATATCATCATCTATGCATTTCTATTGCTTGGCTCTACAATCCTAACCTTCCTTGCTATCTTTCTTCCCATCACGGAAGGACTTGTGGTCGCAGCACTCATACTGATCATCTACAAGCTCAGGCTGCGACAGCACAAAAAAGCAGAAGCAAATGTCAAATAG
- a CDS encoding DUF1885 family protein has translation MSSNAYIKLVPSSSQQAISTEELKELFNYYKEITAKTGDQVDWNYENSAFPYDLKEKEDGKDTWFYLQSSQDRYNAILIGVDKEKVVDEDGTEREQSYIQITLPPTATAGDKGKANEFSKFISKKLQGELHLFNGRVMYFYPRK, from the coding sequence ATGTCTAGTAATGCTTATATAAAACTTGTTCCATCATCATCTCAGCAAGCCATTTCCACCGAAGAACTGAAGGAGTTATTTAATTACTATAAGGAAATAACCGCTAAAACAGGCGACCAGGTTGATTGGAATTATGAAAATTCCGCATTTCCTTATGATTTGAAGGAAAAAGAGGATGGGAAAGACACATGGTTCTATCTGCAATCATCCCAGGACCGCTATAATGCAATTTTGATCGGCGTTGATAAAGAAAAAGTTGTCGACGAAGACGGGACAGAACGCGAGCAGTCATACATACAAATTACCTTGCCGCCGACAGCAACTGCTGGTGATAAGGGAAAAGCAAATGAATTCAGTAAATTTATCAGTAAAAAATTACAGGGAGAGCTCCATTTATTCAACGGAAGAGTTATGTACTTCTATCCTCGCAAATAG
- a CDS encoding GapA-binding peptide SR1P, with protein sequence MGTIVCQTCNATIDHFEDEKVTVLYSKKCNCCDHEGAEER encoded by the coding sequence ATGGGCACAATCGTTTGTCAAACTTGCAATGCAACTATTGACCATTTCGAGGATGAGAAAGTAACGGTATTATATTCAAAAAAATGCAACTGCTGCGACCATGAAGGTGCAGAGGAAAGATAA
- a CDS encoding DUF3055 domain-containing protein: MELFDKLYDEHEKVHVRFVGFTTYDTRYDFGIVYTNMFFGKPLVVCMQTGRSALLDPKDIEDVEYLQKAFHITEVRQAEDLALFFNEELPTAPFQTQYE; encoded by the coding sequence ATGGAACTATTCGATAAGCTTTATGATGAGCACGAAAAGGTTCACGTCAGGTTTGTGGGGTTCACTACTTATGATACTCGTTATGACTTTGGGATCGTATATACCAATATGTTTTTCGGGAAACCTCTTGTAGTTTGCATGCAGACGGGGCGTTCAGCACTCCTCGACCCTAAGGACATTGAAGACGTAGAATATTTACAGAAAGCATTCCATATTACAGAAGTCCGGCAGGCTGAGGACCTTGCATTATTTTTCAATGAAGAACTGCCGACAGCCCCGTTCCAGACTCAATATGAATAA